CGAGCCTTTGCCGAGCATACGTGCTACTTCCAGTCGCTGCGACAGCGATTGAATCTCGTTCACGGTGCACAAATCATCAAAGAACACGTAGCATTCTTCCATATTTTTTAACGTTAAAATAGCTTCAAATAATTGGTCGATACTTTTATCATTTAACTTCTTAAGTTGCATCAATTTTTCATCCCCTAAAAGTTCTATCAGCATTAGTTTCTCTGATTAAGCTCCGTACAAAACTAGATCCGGAAACATCAACCTAATGTCACTATCCTGCCTCTACTATATTGCACTGGAGCGCATTTTTCAAGCATTAACGATTTCACGCTGTAAAGAGTGAAATCGACGGACAAATGTCCACGCTCCGTGCACACTAATAATATACCAAATTACGTTTATTTCTTCCTACATAAGAAATAGCACCTACACTATAGTACTACATAAGCGCCGAAAATCAAGCTTGTACACGCTTTTTTCACTTCTCAAGCATGATAATAGGCATTCGCCCTTTTCCGCTCCTATCACGGGTAACCCGGGCATTCGTCTATACCGTATGTTCGCCCATGACATACAGTATAGCAAACCACAAACAAAGGAATGTGATATTATGCCTGATCATTACTATAATCATTCCCGCCGGAGCCAGCGTTCACTGAGCGATTCGTATAATGCATCTGCCTACCCCGGCCTC
This window of the Paenibacillus sp. FSL R10-2734 genome carries:
- a CDS encoding YerC/YecD family TrpR-related protein, with amino-acid sequence MQLKKLNDKSIDQLFEAILTLKNMEECYVFFDDLCTVNEIQSLSQRLEVARMLGKGSTYNQIEAETGASTATISRVKRCLNYGNDGYKLTLERLGR